GCTGGGGCCGCGTCATTTGCCGGGAACCCCACGCAGCCTGCGCAAACGCCAAAGCAAATGCCGCAGAACTCACGCAGGCTGCGCAAACGCCAAAGCAATTGCCGCAGGACTTGCGCAGGCTGCGCAAACGCCAAGGCAAATGCCGCGAGACTCGCGCAGGCTGCGCAAACGTCAAGGCAAATGCCGCAGGACTTGCGCAGGCTGCGCAAACGTCAAAGCAAATGCCGCAGAACTCGCGCAGCCCGCGCAAACGCCAAGGCAAATGCCGCGGGACTTGCGCAGGCTGCGCAAACGCCAAAGCAAATGCCGCCGGAACCTCAAGCAGGCTGCGCGATTAAACCCGTATTAATCCAGCACCACGGGCCGCTCAGGGTGACGGCGCAGCTCGTCGACCATACGGATATTCTCCGGCAGGGTGCGGTCGAGCGAGAGCGGCGGCAGGTTGTCGAGGGCGAAAAAACGCTGGTCGAGGATGTCGAACGTGCCGGCCAGCTCGCCGCCCGTGACGGTGCAGAGGATGAACATTTTGTAGACGTAGAGCGGCGAGGCGGGGTAGTCGTGGCAACGCTTGTCGAGCACGGCCAGGAGGCGCTCGACGCGCACGTCGAGGCCCGTCTCCTCTTTCGTCTCCTTGACGGCCACCTCCGAGGGGGTGTAGCCCACGTCGGACCATCCGCCGGGCATGGCCCAGCGTCCGTCGGCCTTTTCGCGCACGAGGAGGATCTCGTCGCGGTCGTTGAAGATGGCAGCGCGGATGTCGACTTTAGGGGTGACGTACTCCTTCATGGGGTGGTAGCAGGCGGCGATCTCCTCGTCCGGGAGGCCGCTGACGATGGACGTGATGCGGTCGCTGAGGCGGAGCAGCTCCTGGCAGCGGTCGGTCTCGTAATCACTCACGGAGTACGAGAGTCCGGTCTGCGCCAGAGCGCGCATGCGCTGTGCGATGGTGATGAGTGCTTTGGCTTTTTCCATAGGGAATAAAGATCGAGGCGCCCCCCTCATTGCTGAGAGTGACGCCCCGAAGAGAAATACCATTAAAAAATAACAATCCGGAGAATGTACCTCCAAATGATGCGTTTATCCGTTCACTTTAGCCATGTGTGCGATGAGGTCGAGCACCTTGTTGGAGTATCCGATCTCATTGTCGTACCACGAAACGACCTTCACGAACTTATCGGTGAGGTAAACACCGGCGTTGGCGTCGAAGATCGAGGTCAGGGTGCAACCGAGGAAGTCGGACGATACGACAGCGTCTTCGGTATAGCCGAGGATGCCCTTGAATTCGCCTTCTGAAGCCTCCTTCATGGCCTTGCAGATAGCCTCCTTAGAGGCGGGCTTAGCCAGGTTGACGGTCAGGTCGACCACCGATACGTCGAGGGTCGGGACGCGCATAGAGATGCCGGTCAGCTTACCGTTCAGGGCGGGGATCACCTTGCCTACAGCCTTAGCGGCGCCGGTAGACGAGGGGATGATGTTGCCACTGGCGGCACGTCCGCCGCGCCAGTCCTTCATCGAGGGACCGTCGACGGTCTTCTGCGTAGCCGTTACGGAGTGTACGGTGGTCATGAGTCCGCTCTCGATGCCGAAGTTGTCGTTCAGCACCTTGGCGATGGGGGCAAGACAGTTGGTGGTGCAGGAGGCGTTAGAAACGATCTGCGTGCCCTTCTTGTAAGCGTCGAGG
The sequence above is drawn from the Tannerella serpentiformis genome and encodes:
- a CDS encoding NUDIX hydrolase N-terminal domain-containing protein, translated to MEKAKALITIAQRMRALAQTGLSYSVSDYETDRCQELLRLSDRITSIVSGLPDEEIAACYHPMKEYVTPKVDIRAAIFNDRDEILLVREKADGRWAMPGGWSDVGYTPSEVAVKETKEETGLDVRVERLLAVLDKRCHDYPASPLYVYKMFILCTVTGGELAGTFDILDQRFFALDNLPPLSLDRTLPENIRMVDELRRHPERPVVLD
- the gap gene encoding type I glyceraldehyde-3-phosphate dehydrogenase, coding for MTKVGINGFGRIGRFVFRAAIKRDDIEVVGINDLCAVDYMAYMLKYDTMHGRFEGTVEADVEHSTLTVNGKKIRVTAEKDPANLKWNEVGAEYVVESTGLFLTKEKAEGHLKAGAKYVVMSAPSKDDTPMFVCGVNLDAYKKGTQIVSNASCTTNCLAPIAKVLNDNFGIESGLMTTVHSVTATQKTVDGPSMKDWRGGRAASGNIIPSSTGAAKAVGKVIPALNGKLTGISMRVPTLDVSVVDLTVNLAKPASKEAICKAMKEASEGEFKGILGYTEDAVVSSDFLGCTLTSIFDANAGVYLTDKFVKVVSWYDNEIGYSNKVLDLIAHMAKVNG